In Neorhizobium sp. NCHU2750, a single genomic region encodes these proteins:
- the hisN gene encoding histidinol-phosphatase — protein MLPDRAFFDALAQAAKEETLPRFRTGISVVNKAAGGFDPVTEGDRAAETAIRALIADKFPDHGILGEEHENVGLDREHVWVIDPIDGTRAFISGLPVWGTLIGFRSNGRAVMGVMDQPFTGERYFADGSRSWYSGPDGERQISVRDCGSLSDAILFTTSPHIFKGEDLVRYRAVEGKVRLFRYGCDCYAYALLAAGHVDLVVENSLQPYDVGALIPIIEQAGGIITTWDGGRPEGGGNIIAAGSRAVYEEAMELLSKA, from the coding sequence ATGTTGCCCGACCGCGCTTTCTTCGATGCGCTTGCCCAAGCTGCAAAGGAGGAGACCCTGCCGCGTTTCCGCACCGGCATTTCGGTGGTCAACAAGGCGGCGGGCGGCTTCGATCCGGTGACCGAGGGCGACCGGGCGGCCGAAACGGCAATCCGGGCGCTGATTGCGGACAAATTTCCAGATCACGGCATTCTGGGCGAGGAGCACGAGAATGTCGGGCTCGACCGGGAGCATGTCTGGGTGATCGATCCGATCGACGGCACGCGCGCCTTCATCTCCGGCCTACCGGTCTGGGGCACGCTGATCGGCTTCCGCTCCAACGGACGGGCGGTGATGGGTGTGATGGATCAGCCGTTTACCGGCGAGCGCTATTTCGCCGATGGCAGCCGGTCCTGGTATTCCGGCCCGGATGGCGAGCGGCAGATTTCCGTGCGCGATTGCGGGTCGCTTTCGGATGCGATCCTGTTCACCACCTCGCCGCATATCTTCAAGGGCGAGGATCTCGTCCGCTATCGTGCGGTCGAGGGCAAGGTGCGGCTGTTCCGCTATGGCTGTGATTGCTATGCCTATGCTCTGCTTGCTGCAGGCCATGTCGATCTGGTGGTGGAAAACAGCCTGCAGCCCTATGATGTCGGTGCGCTGATCCCGATCATCGAGCAGGCCGGCGGTATCATCACCACCTGGGATGGCGGGCGTCCGGAAGGCGGCGGAAATATCATCGCGGCCGGATCGAGGGCCGTTTACGAAGAGGCGATGGAACTGCTTTCGAAGGCCTGA
- a CDS encoding Hsp20 family protein, with protein sequence MRHVDFSPLYRSTVGFDRLFNLLDNRNFADQTQTYPPYNIERTGENTYRITMAVAGFDESELSIEFQAHALTVKGEKSEEDGADQSEYLYRGIAKRAFERRFQLADHVEVETASLKNGLLHIDLVRNIPEAMKPRRIAIAAEAGDTAKTIEAQIAPQQVN encoded by the coding sequence ATGCGTCACGTCGATTTTTCCCCTCTCTACCGCTCCACCGTCGGTTTCGACCGTCTTTTCAATCTGCTCGACAATCGCAATTTTGCCGACCAGACCCAGACCTATCCGCCCTATAATATCGAGCGGACCGGCGAAAACACCTATCGCATCACCATGGCCGTCGCCGGCTTCGACGAAAGCGAGCTTTCGATCGAATTCCAGGCCCATGCGCTGACCGTCAAGGGTGAAAAGAGCGAGGAAGACGGGGCAGACCAGAGCGAATATCTCTATCGCGGAATTGCCAAGCGCGCCTTCGAGCGCCGCTTCCAGCTTGCCGATCATGTCGAAGTCGAGACCGCATCTCTCAAGAACGGGCTGCTTCACATCGATCTGGTGCGCAATATCCCCGAAGCGATGAAGCCGCGTCGCATCGCGATCGCCGCCGAAGCCGGCGATACCGCCAAGACGATCGAGGCACAGATCGCTCCGCAGCAGGTCAATTAA
- a CDS encoding low specificity L-threonine aldolase encodes MFFASDNWAGAHPAINDRLSKESTRFAAAYGTSDLDRSIEQRFNEIFEKEVAVFFVATGTAANSLSLASLARPGGLTFCHSEAHVIEDECGAPDFFSGMRMVAVEGPAGKMLPENLVERIARYPQDAVHHGRAAAVTMTQATEVGTIYTLDEIDTIARIAKDNDLPLHMDGARFANALMALGCTPAEMTWKRGVDVLSFGGTKNGCWCAEAIVFFDPELAKDFAFLRKRTAQLFSKSRFIAAQFEAYLKDDLWLGLAGHANAMANRLRTGFGALNSARLAWPTQSNEVFAILPKSAAKAAADKGAKFYDWLEPRDMPEKVGEDETLIRMVTSFATTEEDVDQFLSICAAA; translated from the coding sequence ATGTTCTTCGCCTCCGACAACTGGGCAGGAGCCCATCCTGCGATCAACGACCGTTTGTCGAAGGAATCGACCCGCTTTGCCGCGGCTTATGGAACGAGTGACCTCGATCGCTCCATCGAGCAGCGATTTAACGAAATATTCGAGAAGGAAGTCGCGGTCTTCTTCGTCGCCACGGGCACGGCAGCCAACTCCCTGTCGCTCGCCAGCCTGGCGCGGCCCGGCGGGCTGACCTTCTGCCATTCCGAAGCCCATGTGATCGAGGATGAATGCGGTGCTCCGGACTTCTTCTCCGGCATGCGCATGGTGGCGGTCGAGGGCCCGGCAGGCAAGATGCTGCCGGAAAACCTGGTCGAACGGATCGCAAGATATCCGCAGGATGCCGTCCATCACGGCCGCGCCGCCGCCGTCACCATGACCCAGGCCACCGAGGTCGGCACCATATATACGCTCGATGAGATCGACACGATCGCCAGGATTGCCAAGGACAACGACCTGCCGCTGCACATGGATGGCGCCCGCTTTGCCAACGCATTGATGGCGCTGGGATGCACGCCGGCCGAGATGACCTGGAAGCGCGGCGTCGACGTTCTCTCCTTCGGCGGCACCAAGAACGGCTGCTGGTGCGCCGAGGCGATCGTCTTCTTCGATCCCGAACTGGCCAAGGATTTCGCCTTCCTGCGCAAGCGCACCGCCCAGCTATTCTCCAAGTCGCGCTTCATCGCCGCCCAGTTCGAGGCCTATCTCAAGGACGATCTCTGGCTTGGCCTCGCCGGCCATGCCAATGCGATGGCAAACCGCCTGCGCACTGGCTTCGGCGCACTCAACAGCGCCCGCCTCGCATGGCCGACCCAATCGAACGAAGTCTTCGCCATTCTGCCCAAGTCAGCAGCCAAGGCAGCAGCCGACAAGGGCGCCAAGTTCTATGACTGGCTGGAACCGCGCGACATGCCGGAAAAGGTCGGCGAGGACGAGACCCTGATCCGCATGGTCACCTCGTTTGCCACGACGGAAGAGGATGTCGACCAGTTCCTGTCGATCTGCGCCGCTGCCTGA
- a CDS encoding bile acid:sodium symporter family protein, producing the protein MKRFLPDQYTMMLVGTVILASIFPVYGALADWFAIATDIAIGLLFFLHGARLARDTVVAGLLHWRLHLTILLTTFVIFPILGLALGFIPESILPKSLYLGLLFVCVLPSTVQSSIAFTSMAGGNVPAAIVAASGSNIFGMFLTPALIALLLSTTGGGGVSLDALEKIALQLLAPFVLGQLLQPWIGSWIRSKKKLLMPFDRGSILMVVYSAFSAAVIGGIWHTFSLADIAVVIILDIVLLAAVLCITMFGSRLLGFNKEDEITITFCGSKKSLASGVPMANAIFAGGSASIGAIVLPIMLFHQIQLMTCAVLAQKYAERLKAKEIKAEPAAA; encoded by the coding sequence ATGAAACGTTTCCTGCCTGACCAATATACGATGATGCTGGTCGGGACCGTGATCCTGGCCTCCATCTTTCCCGTTTACGGGGCTTTGGCGGATTGGTTTGCGATCGCAACCGACATCGCCATCGGCCTGCTGTTCTTCCTGCACGGCGCCCGCCTTGCCCGCGACACGGTGGTCGCCGGCCTGCTGCACTGGCGTCTGCATCTGACGATCCTGCTCACCACGTTCGTCATCTTTCCGATTTTGGGCCTTGCCCTCGGCTTCATTCCCGAAAGCATCCTGCCGAAATCGCTTTATCTCGGCCTGCTGTTCGTCTGCGTCCTGCCCTCGACGGTGCAGTCGTCGATCGCCTTCACCTCCATGGCGGGCGGCAATGTTCCCGCCGCAATCGTCGCGGCATCCGGCTCCAACATTTTCGGCATGTTCCTGACGCCCGCGCTGATCGCGCTGCTCCTCTCGACGACCGGCGGTGGCGGCGTGTCGCTCGACGCACTGGAAAAGATCGCACTGCAGCTTCTCGCACCTTTCGTCCTCGGCCAGTTGCTGCAGCCCTGGATCGGCAGCTGGATCCGCTCCAAGAAGAAGCTCCTGATGCCGTTTGACCGCGGCTCCATCCTGATGGTCGTCTATTCGGCCTTCTCGGCGGCCGTCATCGGCGGCATCTGGCACACCTTCTCGCTGGCCGATATCGCCGTCGTCATCATCCTCGATATAGTGCTGCTCGCAGCCGTCCTGTGCATCACCATGTTCGGCAGCCGCCTGCTCGGCTTCAACAAGGAAGACGAGATCACCATCACCTTCTGCGGCTCGAAGAAATCGCTCGCCAGCGGCGTGCCCATGGCAAACGCCATCTTCGCCGGCGGCTCCGCCTCGATCGGCGCCATCGTTCTGCCGATCATGCTGTTCCACCAGATCCAGCTGATGACCTGCGCAGTGCTCGCCCAAAAATATGCCGAGCGCCTCAAGGCCAAGGAGATCAAGGCAGAACCAGCCGCGGCCTGA
- a CDS encoding LysR family transcriptional regulator — protein MLNLHHLDSFLMLQRTGSFTEAASRLGLSQSTVTQHIQRLEKSLGRQLVFRDTHQVRLTVDGEALVGYARGMLDLNGQVLSLFGESRLRGRLRLGVSEDVVANRLTGILEDFIRLHPLVDLELTVALSAVLNQMQDAGDLDLVLAKRHIGETHGRLLYREPLVWLARDPHFAPAKDGVLPLIAFPPPSITRRVVQEALDREKLAWRVVCTCGSLSGLTAAARAGMGVMVQPRSMVPEGLREIAGDRLPRLDDVEFVLIPRRGADAVMVEALSSLIAARITPQSV, from the coding sequence ATGCTGAACCTTCATCATCTCGACAGTTTCCTCATGCTGCAGCGGACCGGCAGTTTCACCGAGGCGGCATCAAGGCTCGGCCTGTCCCAGTCGACGGTGACCCAGCATATCCAGCGGCTGGAGAAGTCGCTTGGGCGGCAACTGGTCTTCCGTGACACTCACCAGGTGCGGCTGACTGTCGATGGCGAGGCGTTGGTCGGCTATGCGCGCGGCATGCTCGATCTCAACGGTCAGGTCCTGTCGCTGTTCGGCGAAAGCCGGCTGCGCGGCAGGCTGCGGCTCGGCGTGTCGGAAGATGTGGTTGCCAATCGGCTGACGGGCATATTGGAGGATTTCATCCGACTGCATCCGCTGGTCGACCTGGAACTGACTGTAGCGCTGTCGGCGGTGCTCAACCAGATGCAGGATGCCGGCGATCTCGATCTCGTGCTGGCCAAGCGCCATATCGGCGAAACGCATGGCAGGCTGCTCTATCGCGAGCCGCTGGTATGGCTGGCGCGTGATCCCCACTTTGCGCCGGCCAAGGATGGCGTGCTGCCGCTGATCGCCTTTCCGCCGCCCTCGATCACGCGACGGGTGGTGCAGGAGGCGCTGGACCGGGAGAAGCTTGCATGGCGGGTCGTCTGCACCTGCGGCAGCCTGAGCGGGCTGACGGCCGCAGCGCGAGCCGGCATGGGCGTCATGGTGCAGCCGCGCAGCATGGTGCCGGAGGGGTTGCGGGAAATTGCCGGCGACCGGCTGCCGCGGCTCGATGACGTTGAGTTCGTGCTGATCCCGCGGCGTGGCGCCGATGCGGTGATGGTCGAGGCCCTGTCGAGCCTGATTGCGGCGCGGATTACGCCGCAATCAGTCTAG
- a CDS encoding alpha/beta hydrolase — MSELPQINDDILHPTPDNPAPEDFTAGYFAGHRGARLRYALFRSHILPARGTIVLLHGRNEFIEKYFETIRQLNDMGLWVATYDLRGQGGSERLTKDPRKGHVRRFSDYEKDLEIFLEQIVLPDARLPFFLVAHSTGALIALSAAPRLSNRISRMALCAPYIGFHNQPASEKLVRPLARAMAWTGLGGMQLGGDHRIIPFEGNGLTGDRPRFERNIELYKTFRELTVGAPTARWVHETLKAASRVSLQAHLTKITIPTLILAPVLDGVVPYRLQEELSRNFRAGQLITVTGGRHELFQDKDIYRAQAMAAIETFMPGLDGGLDIFETAA, encoded by the coding sequence ATGAGCGAACTGCCCCAGATCAACGACGACATCCTCCATCCGACCCCGGACAATCCGGCACCGGAGGATTTTACCGCCGGGTATTTTGCCGGTCATCGCGGTGCGAGGCTGCGCTATGCCCTGTTCCGCAGCCACATCCTGCCGGCCCGCGGCACGATTGTGCTGCTCCATGGCCGCAACGAGTTCATCGAGAAATATTTCGAGACCATCCGCCAGCTGAACGACATGGGATTGTGGGTCGCCACCTACGACCTGCGCGGCCAGGGCGGCTCGGAGCGACTGACGAAGGATCCGCGCAAAGGCCATGTCCGCCGCTTCAGCGACTATGAGAAGGACCTCGAGATATTTCTGGAGCAGATCGTCCTTCCGGATGCCCGCCTGCCCTTCTTCCTCGTCGCCCATTCCACCGGCGCGCTGATCGCGCTTTCGGCCGCGCCGCGACTGTCCAACCGCATCAGCCGCATGGCGCTCTGCGCCCCCTATATCGGCTTCCACAATCAGCCCGCCTCAGAAAAACTCGTGCGGCCTCTGGCAAGGGCGATGGCCTGGACCGGCCTTGGCGGCATGCAGCTCGGCGGTGACCACCGCATCATCCCCTTTGAAGGCAACGGCCTGACCGGCGACCGCCCGCGTTTCGAGCGTAATATCGAACTCTACAAGACATTCCGGGAGCTGACGGTCGGCGCGCCGACGGCACGCTGGGTTCACGAGACACTGAAGGCTGCAAGCCGCGTATCGCTTCAGGCTCACCTCACGAAGATCACGATCCCCACCTTGATCCTCGCACCGGTCCTCGACGGCGTCGTGCCGTACCGGCTGCAGGAGGAACTGTCTCGCAATTTCCGTGCCGGACAGCTGATCACCGTAACCGGCGGTCGCCACGAACTGTTTCAGGACAAGGATATCTATCGCGCCCAGGCTATGGCCGCGATCGAGACATTCATGCCCGGCCTCGACGGCGGGCTGGATATTTTCGAGACCGCCGCCTGA
- the gltB gene encoding glutamate synthase large subunit, with product MTKKTIDVHCPSDIASAKAEERVPFVASGIPAAQGLYDPRNEHDACGVGFIANMKGIKSHQIVKDGLFILENLTHRGAVGADPLMGDGAGILVQIPDRFFREEMAAQGITLPKAGEYAVGHFFMPRDPEQIEHFKQAIIDVIAEEGQQFLGFREVPVDNSSLSKAPAIAATEPYHCQVFIGAGRDAATNAEFERQLFLVRKVISNRIYDQFGGQETGFYPVSLSSSTIVYKGMFLAYQVGAYYKDLADPRFETAVALVHQRFSTNTFPSWKLAHPYRMVAHNGEINTLRSNVNWMAARQASVSSPLFGDDISKLWPISYEGQSDTACFDNALEFLTRGGYSLAHAMMMLIPEAWAGNQSMSKERKAFYEYHAALMEPWDGPAAVCFTDGKQIGATLDRNGLRPARYLVTDDDRVILASEAGTLPVPEEKIIKKWRLQPGKMLLIDMEKGQIVSDEELKTSLATRHPYGQWLDRTQLILEDLKPVEPRALRRDVSLLDRQQAFGYTSEDTKILMSPMATTGQEAIGSMGTDTPISAMSDKSKLLYTYFKQNFAQVTNPPIDPIREELVMSLVSFIGPRPNILDHTGMANAKRLEVRQPILTNGDLEKIRSIGHTEELFDTKTLDFTYDIERGAEGMPEMLDRLCERAEAAVKGGYNIIVLSDRQIGPDRIAIPALLATAAVHHHLIRKGLRTSVGLVVESGEPREIHHFCCLAGFGAEAINPYLAFDTLTDMHMRGEFPKEVDASEIVYRYIKAVGKGILKVMSKMGISTYQSYCGGQIFDAVGLNSELVDKYFFGTATSIEGIGLTEIADETVSRHHAAFGKDPVLASTLDIGGEYAYRMRGESHAWTPDVVATLQHAVRGNSQDRYREFAEMVNETSVRMNTVRGLFKIKSADALGRKPVSIDEVEPAVDIVKRFSTGAMSFGSISREAHTTLAIAMNRIGGKSNTGEGGEESDRYLPLPDGSMNPERSAIKQIASGRFGVTTEYLVNADMLQIKVAQGAKPGEGGQLPGHKVDATVAKTRHSTPGVGLISPPPHHDIYSIEDLAQLIYDLKNVNPTSDISVKLVSEVGVGTVAAGVAKARADHITVAGFDGGTGASPLTSLKHAGSPWEIGLAETQQTLVLNGLRSRIALQVDGGLKTGRDVVIGALLGADEFGFATAPVIAAGCIMMRKCHLNTCPVGVATQDPVLRKRFKGTPEHVINYFFFVAEEVREILASLGFTRFDEIVGLSELLEKDDMLAHWKSKGLDFTKIFHKVDAPKEETYWTTRQKHPIDDILDRKLIEKSQAALEHKEPVVFEVPIKNVDRSAGAMLSGALAKRWGHKGLKDDTIHVTLTGTAGQSFGAFLARGITFDLVGDGNDYVGKGLSGGRIIVRPPENSKIVAENSIIVGNTVLYGATTGECYFRGVAGERFSVRNSGAIAVVEGVGDHGCEYMTGGIVVVLGETGRNFAAGMSGGVAYVLDEKGDFAKRCNMAMVELEPVPEEDDMLEKLHHHGGDIMHKGRVDVSEDMTRHDEERLYQLISNHMHYTGSTRAKEILDRWTEFRPKFRKVMPVEYRRALVEMERMRMGVAAE from the coding sequence ATGACAAAGAAGACGATAGACGTGCACTGTCCCTCCGACATAGCTTCCGCGAAGGCGGAAGAGCGTGTGCCTTTCGTTGCGTCCGGCATTCCAGCGGCACAGGGTCTCTACGATCCGCGCAACGAACATGACGCCTGCGGCGTTGGCTTTATCGCCAACATGAAGGGCATCAAGTCGCACCAGATCGTCAAGGATGGTCTGTTTATTCTTGAAAACCTCACCCATCGCGGTGCCGTGGGTGCAGATCCGCTGATGGGCGACGGTGCCGGCATTCTGGTGCAGATCCCCGATCGCTTCTTCCGTGAGGAAATGGCGGCGCAGGGCATCACCCTGCCGAAGGCCGGCGAATATGCCGTCGGTCACTTCTTCATGCCGCGCGATCCCGAGCAGATCGAACATTTCAAGCAGGCGATCATCGATGTGATCGCCGAAGAAGGTCAGCAGTTTCTTGGCTTCCGTGAGGTTCCGGTCGATAACTCGTCGCTCTCCAAGGCGCCGGCGATTGCCGCGACCGAGCCCTATCACTGTCAGGTCTTCATCGGTGCGGGTCGCGATGCCGCAACCAATGCCGAATTCGAGCGACAGCTCTTCCTCGTGCGCAAGGTTATTTCCAACCGCATCTATGACCAGTTCGGCGGGCAGGAGACCGGTTTTTATCCGGTGTCGCTGTCGTCCTCGACCATCGTCTACAAGGGCATGTTCCTGGCCTATCAGGTCGGCGCATATTACAAGGATCTGGCCGACCCGCGGTTCGAGACGGCGGTGGCACTCGTCCATCAGCGTTTCTCGACCAATACCTTCCCGTCGTGGAAGCTGGCGCATCCCTACCGCATGGTCGCCCATAACGGCGAAATCAACACGCTGCGCTCCAATGTCAACTGGATGGCGGCGCGTCAGGCTTCCGTGTCTTCGCCGCTGTTCGGCGACGACATTTCCAAGCTCTGGCCGATTTCCTACGAAGGCCAGTCCGATACGGCCTGCTTCGACAACGCGCTCGAGTTCCTCACCCGCGGCGGCTATTCGCTCGCGCATGCGATGATGATGCTGATCCCAGAAGCCTGGGCCGGCAACCAGTCGATGTCGAAGGAGCGCAAGGCGTTCTACGAATACCATGCTGCGCTGATGGAGCCGTGGGACGGTCCGGCGGCCGTCTGCTTCACCGACGGCAAGCAGATTGGTGCGACGCTCGACCGTAACGGCCTGCGTCCGGCCCGCTATCTCGTCACCGACGACGACCGCGTCATTCTTGCTTCCGAAGCCGGCACGTTGCCGGTGCCGGAAGAGAAGATCATCAAGAAGTGGCGCCTGCAGCCGGGCAAGATGCTGCTGATCGACATGGAGAAGGGCCAGATCGTCTCCGACGAGGAGCTGAAGACCTCGCTTGCCACGCGCCATCCCTATGGCCAGTGGCTCGATCGCACGCAGCTCATCCTCGAAGACCTGAAGCCGGTCGAGCCGCGCGCGCTGCGCCGCGACGTGTCCCTGCTCGATCGCCAGCAGGCCTTCGGCTACACGAGCGAAGACACCAAGATCCTGATGTCGCCGATGGCGACGACGGGCCAGGAAGCGATCGGCTCGATGGGCACCGATACGCCGATCTCGGCCATGTCGGACAAGTCGAAGCTGCTCTATACCTATTTCAAGCAGAACTTCGCGCAGGTGACCAACCCACCGATCGACCCGATCCGCGAAGAATTGGTCATGAGCCTCGTGTCGTTCATCGGGCCGCGGCCGAACATTCTCGACCATACGGGCATGGCGAATGCCAAGCGTCTTGAAGTGCGCCAGCCGATCCTGACCAATGGCGATCTCGAAAAGATCCGCTCCATCGGCCATACGGAAGAGCTGTTCGACACCAAGACGCTCGACTTCACCTATGACATCGAGCGTGGCGCCGAAGGCATGCCGGAAATGCTCGACCGCCTTTGCGAACGGGCAGAAGCGGCGGTCAAGGGAGGCTACAACATCATCGTGCTTTCCGACCGCCAGATCGGTCCGGACCGCATTGCGATCCCAGCGCTGCTGGCGACCGCTGCCGTGCATCATCACCTGATCCGCAAGGGGCTTCGCACCTCGGTCGGCCTCGTGGTGGAGAGCGGCGAGCCGCGCGAAATCCATCATTTCTGCTGCCTTGCCGGCTTCGGCGCGGAAGCGATCAACCCGTATCTTGCCTTCGACACGCTCACCGACATGCATATGCGCGGCGAGTTTCCGAAGGAAGTCGATGCGTCGGAAATCGTCTATCGCTACATCAAGGCTGTCGGTAAGGGCATCCTCAAGGTCATGTCCAAGATGGGCATCTCGACCTACCAGTCCTACTGCGGCGGCCAGATCTTCGATGCGGTCGGTCTGAACTCTGAGCTGGTCGACAAGTATTTCTTCGGCACGGCGACTTCGATCGAAGGCATCGGCCTGACCGAGATCGCCGACGAAACCGTGTCGCGTCACCATGCCGCCTTCGGCAAGGATCCGGTTCTGGCCTCGACGCTCGATATCGGCGGCGAATATGCCTATCGCATGCGTGGCGAAAGCCATGCCTGGACACCGGATGTCGTGGCGACCCTGCAGCATGCCGTTCGCGGCAACAGCCAGGACCGCTACCGCGAGTTCGCCGAGATGGTGAACGAGACCTCGGTCAGGATGAACACCGTGCGCGGCCTGTTCAAGATCAAGTCGGCGGATGCGCTCGGCCGCAAGCCGGTGTCGATCGACGAGGTCGAGCCGGCGGTTGATATCGTCAAGCGCTTCTCGACGGGAGCCATGTCCTTCGGTTCGATCTCCCGCGAGGCGCATACGACGCTTGCGATCGCGATGAACAGGATCGGCGGCAAGTCGAACACCGGCGAGGGTGGCGAGGAGAGCGATCGCTACCTGCCGCTGCCGGATGGTTCGATGAACCCCGAGCGTTCGGCAATCAAGCAGATCGCATCGGGCCGCTTCGGCGTCACAACCGAGTATCTGGTCAATGCCGACATGCTGCAGATCAAGGTGGCGCAGGGTGCAAAGCCCGGCGAAGGCGGCCAGCTGCCCGGCCACAAGGTCGATGCAACCGTCGCCAAGACCCGTCACTCGACGCCGGGTGTGGGTCTCATCTCGCCGCCGCCGCACCATGACATCTATTCGATCGAAGATCTGGCGCAGCTGATCTACGACCTGAAGAACGTCAACCCGACCTCGGATATCTCGGTCAAGCTGGTCTCGGAAGTCGGCGTCGGCACGGTTGCCGCCGGTGTGGCCAAGGCGCGCGCCGACCATATCACGGTCGCAGGCTTCGATGGCGGTACCGGTGCTTCGCCGCTCACCTCGCTGAAGCATGCCGGTTCGCCGTGGGAAATCGGCCTTGCCGAGACCCAGCAGACGCTGGTGCTGAACGGTCTTCGCTCGCGTATCGCGCTGCAGGTGGATGGCGGCCTGAAGACCGGCCGTGATGTCGTCATCGGCGCGCTTCTCGGCGCCGACGAATTCGGCTTCGCGACGGCTCCGGTCATCGCCGCCGGCTGCATCATGATGCGCAAGTGCCATCTCAACACCTGCCCGGTTGGCGTTGCCACCCAGGACCCGGTTCTGCGCAAGCGCTTCAAGGGCACACCGGAGCATGTCATCAACTACTTCTTCTTCGTTGCAGAGGAAGTGCGCGAGATCCTGGCATCGCTCGGCTTCACCAGGTTCGACGAGATCGTCGGTCTTTCCGAGTTGCTCGAGAAGGACGACATGCTGGCGCACTGGAAGTCCAAGGGGCTCGATTTCACCAAGATCTTCCACAAGGTCGATGCTCCGAAGGAAGAGACCTACTGGACGACCCGCCAGAAGCACCCGATCGACGACATTCTCGACCGCAAGCTGATCGAGAAGTCTCAAGCCGCGCTCGAACACAAGGAGCCGGTGGTCTTCGAAGTGCCGATCAAGAATGTCGACCGTTCTGCCGGCGCGATGCTTTCGGGCGCGCTTGCCAAGCGCTGGGGCCACAAGGGGCTGAAGGACGACACGATCCATGTGACGCTGACCGGTACGGCCGGCCAGTCCTTCGGTGCCTTCCTCGCGCGCGGCATCACCTTCGATCTCGTGGGCGACGGCAACGACTATGTCGGCAAGGGCTTGTCGGGTGGCCGCATCATCGTGCGCCCGCCGGAGAATTCCAAGATCGTCGCCGAGAACTCGATCATCGTCGGCAATACCGTGCTTTACGGTGCGACGACGGGGGAGTGCTACTTCCGCGGCGTTGCCGGCGAGCGTTTCTCGGTGCGCAACTCGGGCGCGATCGCGGTCGTCGAAGGGGTGGGCGACCATGGCTGCGAATACATGACCGGCGGCATCGTCGTCGTGCTCGGTGAAACGGGACGCAACTTCGCGGCCGGCATGTCGGGCGGCGTCGCCTATGTGCTCGACGAGAAGGGCGATTTCGCCAAGCGCTGCAACATGGCGATGGTCGAACTCGAGCCGGTTCCGGAAGAGGACGACATGCTGGAGAAGCTGCACCATCACGGCGGCGACATCATGCACAAGGGACGTGTCGACGTTTCCGAGGACATGACGCGCCACGACGAGGAGCGTCTCTACCAGCTGATCTCCAACCACATGCACTATACGGGCTCGACCCGCGCCAAGGAGATCCTTGACCGCTGGACCGAGTTCCGTCCGAAGTTCCGCAAGGTCATGCCGGTCGAATATCGCCGCGCGCTAGTCGAGATGGAACGCATGCGGATGGGCGTGGCGGCAGAGTAA